One Leishmania infantum JPCM5 genome chromosome 26 genomic window carries:
- a CDS encoding CDP-diacylglycerol--inositol 3-phosphatidyltransferase, whose protein sequence is MAAMAPKPTSSNPVKVFFFVPNIIGYARIAASIMAYLVARDYPALCLVLYAASFLLDAADGMAARVLDQCSNFGAILDMLTDRASTAGFLVVLDSVLQPMPYRYTCVLAILLFLDVASHFCRMYASVFIRKDSHKDVSDSIFWLLRVYYINGRVMSFFCIGQEFAYIFLYAWANYASVAVVGDLLWYAFAVCVVPCFLKQVVNVQQLVDGLYHIACVDAQKRCAQGK, encoded by the coding sequence ATGGCGGCAATGGCTCCAAAGCCGACGAGCTCGAATCCCGTCAAGGTCTTCTTCTTCGTGCCAAACATTATCGGCTATGCCCGGATAGCGGCGTCGATCATGGCCTATCTGGTGGCACGCGACTACCCTGCGCTGTGCCTCGTGCTCTACGCGGCCTCCTTCCTGCTGGACGCGGCCGACGGCATGGCGGCTCGTGTGTTGGATCAGTGCTCGAACTTTGGCGCCATTCTGGACATGCTCACCGATCGTGCCTCGACGGCTGGCTTCCTGGTGGTGCTTGACAGCGTACTGCAACCCATGCCGTACCGCTACACATGTGTTCTCGCCATACTTCTCTTCCTCGACGTGGCGTCTCATTTTTGCCGCATGTACGCCTCCGTCTTTATTCGAAAGGATAGCCACAAGGACGTCTCGGACAGCATCTtctggctgctgcgcgtgtaCTACATAAACGGCCGCGTGATGAGCTTCTTCTGCATCGGGCAGGAGTTCGCGTACATTTTCCTGTACGCATGGGCGAACTACGCGAGTGTCGCGGTGGTGGGCGACCTTCTGTGGTACGCCTTCGCGGTATGCGTGGTGCCCTGCTTCCTGAAGCAGGTCGTCAATGTTCAGCAGCTCGTGGATGGTCTCTACCACATCGCTTGCGTGGACGCTCAGAAGCGCTGCGCGCAAGGCAAATAA